Proteins from a single region of Runella sp. SP2:
- a CDS encoding Crp/Fnr family transcriptional regulator produces the protein MKNTLFDFISKYITLTEDEKNILLSLDLFRTVKKGTILLKEGQKSKESYFVLKGCIRSYYILDGEEKTTAFYTEMEALTPPCVINKMPSDYYVSCVEDSIITVSNSDMEVEVNSKFPKFEIMCRMLSEELLAKQRIDFDEFKTSSPEQRYLNLLHKRPDLIQRVPQHQLASYLGIKPQSLSRLRARITEKDKS, from the coding sequence ATGAAAAACACCCTTTTTGACTTCATTTCAAAATACATCACCCTGACCGAAGATGAGAAGAACATCCTGCTTTCATTAGACCTATTTCGCACCGTTAAGAAAGGGACGATTTTACTCAAAGAAGGACAAAAATCGAAAGAGAGCTACTTCGTACTCAAAGGCTGTATTAGAAGCTATTATATTTTGGACGGGGAAGAAAAAACCACTGCTTTCTACACCGAAATGGAAGCCTTGACGCCCCCTTGTGTGATAAACAAAATGCCGTCCGACTATTACGTCAGTTGCGTAGAAGACAGTATAATTACCGTTTCAAATTCGGACATGGAAGTAGAAGTCAACAGCAAGTTTCCCAAGTTTGAAATCATGTGTCGGATGCTATCGGAAGAATTGTTGGCGAAACAACGTATAGACTTTGACGAGTTCAAAACTTCTTCCCCCGAACAACGCTACCTGAACTTACTCCATAAAAGACCCGATTTGATTCAGCGGGTACCCCAACACCAATTAGCCAGCTATTTGGGCATCAAACCCCAATCGTTGAGCAGACTACGAGCCAGAATTACGGAAAAAGACAAAAGCTAA
- a CDS encoding DUF1801 domain-containing protein: protein MKNTEVTKFLDEQNHPFRKEIEELRNYLLSANPDLTENIKWNGPNYCVGNADRITMKIQPPTKQVQLIFHRGVSKQAQPEDKLIANKSKRLVWKGNDRAIITFKTLEDIENGKSELIEIVTEWINATPLHQA, encoded by the coding sequence ATGAAAAATACAGAGGTAACAAAGTTCTTGGACGAGCAAAATCATCCGTTTAGAAAAGAAATAGAGGAATTAAGAAATTACCTTTTATCTGCAAATCCAGATTTAACAGAAAATATCAAATGGAACGGCCCCAACTACTGCGTTGGCAATGCGGATAGAATTACAATGAAAATTCAACCTCCCACGAAACAAGTACAATTGATTTTTCATAGAGGTGTAAGCAAACAAGCGCAACCCGAAGACAAACTAATTGCGAATAAAAGTAAGAGGTTGGTTTGGAAAGGAAATGACCGCGCAATTATCACTTTCAAAACCCTGGAGGACATCGAAAATGGAAAATCAGAATTGATAGAGATTGTCACTGAATGGATAAATGCAACGCCTTTGCACCAAGCATAA
- a CDS encoding peroxidase, FMP-type, which produces MSDIKKFSPKVVDEDADYGVLKALEGTWVNHNPDNNTTGWGLFTICMPSPGTSSEMIPGKFHFLIQEYTEELTFTLVPGMVRNRGGANEQFCAAVKYEQSIKDLTGKGLHEENGMYLRLNDIYNHPADNESIMTDIGFPELAAGAGAEGPNYVSAYSISRSGTIPHGSTILLLGTHSENYDGTSPVFPEGTATWDFNHLAISQSMGGAGTTPDTPINLDEPAPAWVHDTSMPDQDPSGNRTYTQRILASEFYPYSVRPDLRLRDAIKGQKFKEYSLIELTSREQGGPEGGILNTPFINRFTPTTEMNFRMWIEKIIENGEEVLQLQYEQIQFFEFHFGTDGGTTRWPHIQVNTLRKKQ; this is translated from the coding sequence ATGTCAGACATCAAAAAATTTTCACCAAAAGTGGTGGATGAAGACGCCGATTATGGAGTACTTAAAGCACTCGAAGGAACATGGGTCAACCACAATCCAGATAACAACACCACTGGATGGGGATTATTCACAATATGTATGCCCTCACCTGGTACAAGCTCCGAAATGATTCCTGGTAAGTTTCATTTTCTAATCCAAGAGTACACCGAAGAACTTACATTCACGTTGGTGCCTGGCATGGTTCGGAATCGAGGAGGAGCCAATGAACAATTTTGCGCAGCAGTCAAGTACGAACAAAGCATCAAAGATTTGACAGGAAAAGGGCTTCACGAAGAAAACGGTATGTACCTTCGTCTGAATGACATTTACAATCATCCAGCTGATAATGAATCTATTATGACCGACATTGGCTTTCCTGAACTTGCCGCAGGGGCAGGAGCCGAAGGCCCCAACTACGTCTCAGCCTACAGTATCTCTCGCAGTGGAACGATTCCGCACGGAAGTACCATTTTATTATTAGGAACCCACTCCGAAAATTATGATGGTACATCTCCTGTTTTTCCTGAAGGTACTGCAACATGGGACTTCAATCACCTTGCCATTTCTCAAAGTATGGGTGGTGCAGGAACTACGCCTGACACTCCCATTAACCTTGATGAACCTGCTCCTGCATGGGTGCATGACACAAGTATGCCAGACCAAGACCCTAGCGGAAACCGAACCTACACGCAACGTATATTGGCAAGTGAATTTTACCCCTATTCTGTTCGGCCTGATTTACGGTTACGCGACGCCATCAAAGGACAAAAATTCAAAGAATACAGTTTAATTGAACTGACTTCCAGAGAACAGGGTGGGCCTGAAGGCGGAATTCTCAATACTCCTTTTATCAACAGATTTACTCCTACCACCGAAATGAACTTTCGTATGTGGATTGAAAAGATTATTGAAAACGGCGAGGAGGTGTTGCAATTACAATACGAGCAAATCCAGTTTTTTGAATTTCATTTTGGAACCGACGGCGGTACTACGCGCTGGCCACACATCCAAGTGAATACACTACGAAAAAAACAATAA
- a CDS encoding FAD-dependent oxidoreductase: protein MNNYDVIIVGGGSMGLSTAYQLSKEKVKTLVLERFTFQNQLGSSAGFTRQFRIPYPEEYMVKLVVQSEPYWEDLQSQTKLELMKKVGTLWFGDPDVQTTEGNIKLAEQALTNQQIPYTKLNATDIQNKYHFKNLPSTYEGLFQKDGASINLKNTVETLHSLCATSPFISLKEHSKVDKITSSANQDIQVTVGNTTYTSKKLVLVPGPYVDEVTSLLRIYLNVTYWNMSSAYFKLTDPSINYPTWFVFQPPKGKDGNEFYGFPAVDWDYPGYIRVAPDFVINPLTDPSQRTSIPNKEELALTSEWVKNHMTGIDPRPYHTSTCFMALSNNASKELIVDFAPSFVPNHQNIVLYATGWAGKFIPLMGKILSDLTLNQTTEYDISHFKLTDKHLKNI from the coding sequence ATGAATAACTACGATGTAATCATAGTAGGTGGAGGTTCGATGGGGCTATCCACGGCTTATCAATTAAGCAAAGAAAAGGTAAAAACACTTGTGCTTGAACGGTTTACTTTTCAGAACCAACTGGGAAGTTCTGCGGGGTTTACTCGGCAATTCAGAATACCCTACCCAGAAGAGTACATGGTAAAATTGGTGGTTCAAAGTGAACCCTATTGGGAAGACCTCCAGAGCCAAACCAAATTGGAGTTGATGAAAAAAGTAGGGACGTTATGGTTTGGAGACCCCGATGTACAAACCACCGAAGGGAATATAAAACTAGCAGAACAAGCCTTAACCAATCAACAGATTCCTTACACTAAATTGAATGCTACTGACATTCAAAACAAATACCACTTTAAGAATTTACCTTCTACGTACGAGGGATTATTTCAAAAAGATGGAGCTAGTATTAATTTAAAAAATACGGTTGAAACCCTTCACAGTTTGTGTGCTACGTCTCCATTTATCTCATTGAAAGAGCATTCAAAAGTAGATAAAATCACTTCATCAGCGAACCAAGACATTCAAGTTACCGTAGGAAACACCACCTACACTTCAAAGAAACTGGTTTTAGTACCTGGGCCATACGTCGATGAGGTAACGAGCCTCCTGCGCATTTACTTGAATGTGACCTATTGGAACATGTCATCTGCTTATTTTAAACTGACGGATCCCTCTATCAACTATCCTACGTGGTTTGTGTTCCAACCACCCAAAGGAAAAGATGGAAACGAGTTTTACGGATTTCCTGCGGTAGATTGGGATTACCCTGGTTACATCCGAGTCGCCCCCGATTTTGTCATTAATCCGCTCACCGACCCCTCTCAGCGAACCTCTATTCCCAATAAAGAAGAGTTGGCCTTAACGTCGGAGTGGGTTAAAAACCACATGACAGGCATTGACCCACGTCCGTATCATACCTCCACTTGTTTTATGGCCTTGAGCAACAATGCCTCCAAAGAATTGATTGTCGATTTTGCGCCCAGCTTCGTTCCAAACCACCAAAACATAGTGCTTTATGCCACGGGTTGGGCAGGAAAATTTATTCCACTGATGGGAAAAATACTAAGCGATTTGACGCTGAACCAAACAACGGAATACGACATCAGTCACTTTAAATTAACCGATAAACACCTCAAAAACATCTAA
- a CDS encoding VOC family protein, which yields MNFQLQQLVTKLSVSDVLRSRAFYENVLGFTVDERYTISDGGTYSTNSYVEMNAPCAQGGTFTIGLYKDIDAPYPSMPANGTVPSFIVDDIKATLQDLLQQGVVVMPMGGGEGDDKYIISNTSDEGFIDLFFFFCDPDNNSFVIRQNMGKG from the coding sequence ATGAACTTTCAATTACAACAATTAGTCACCAAGCTATCGGTCAGCGACGTGCTGCGCTCACGGGCATTTTACGAGAATGTTTTGGGATTTACCGTGGATGAACGCTATACCATCAGCGACGGAGGCACCTACAGCACCAACTCCTATGTCGAAATGAATGCTCCCTGCGCACAGGGTGGGACGTTCACCATTGGGCTGTACAAAGACATCGACGCGCCCTACCCATCCATGCCCGCCAACGGCACGGTGCCCAGTTTTATCGTGGACGATATAAAGGCGACTTTACAGGATTTACTCCAGCAAGGCGTGGTAGTGATGCCAATGGGCGGTGGCGAAGGCGATGACAAATACATCATTTCCAACACTTCCGACGAAGGCTTCATTGACCTCTTCTTTTTCTTCTGCGACCCCGACAACAACTCCTTTGTCATTAGGCAAAACATGGGGAAAGGGTAG
- a CDS encoding ferritin-like protein, with protein MLKISPKFVSAVQNAKSLAELFPMLQNAIELEHSTIPPYLTALFSFKANTESDTRKVIHSIVIEEMLHMTIAANILNAVGGCPAISRPDFVPNYPTHLPMGIGGSLIVGIEKYSLDVVQNVFMEIEEPENPIEFKTMALAATEATYKTIGDFYRALQAKIAELAPDELPGNPAKQVTSSFFSSDLLYPILTKTDAINAINVIVEQGEGSEVSPLGTDDELAHYYKFEELYKGRELVRDPNAPNGYSFTGPVIPFDPSNVLPLYPNTKAEMLPEGSEERRLLDSFNQTYSNLLFGLHQTFNGHPDNLNNTIGLMFDLRLACQKLAEMPFPGQDGYTIGPSYEFVQPTTQL; from the coding sequence ATGCTCAAGATAAGTCCAAAATTTGTAAGTGCGGTACAAAATGCAAAAAGCTTAGCGGAGCTTTTTCCGATGCTGCAAAATGCCATTGAGTTGGAACATTCCACCATTCCTCCGTACCTAACCGCGTTGTTTTCGTTCAAAGCCAATACCGAGTCTGACACCCGAAAAGTGATTCACTCGATTGTGATTGAAGAAATGTTGCACATGACCATTGCCGCCAACATCCTCAATGCCGTGGGAGGATGCCCCGCCATTTCACGCCCCGATTTTGTCCCCAATTACCCCACGCATTTACCCATGGGCATTGGTGGTTCGCTCATTGTGGGCATCGAAAAATACTCCCTCGATGTGGTACAAAACGTTTTTATGGAAATTGAAGAACCCGAAAACCCCATCGAGTTTAAAACCATGGCACTGGCAGCAACCGAGGCTACCTACAAAACCATCGGCGATTTTTATCGGGCATTGCAGGCCAAAATAGCCGAGCTCGCCCCCGACGAATTGCCTGGCAATCCCGCCAAACAGGTAACTTCCAGCTTTTTCTCTTCCGACCTCCTCTACCCCATCCTGACCAAAACGGACGCCATCAATGCTATCAACGTCATTGTAGAACAAGGAGAAGGAAGCGAAGTATCGCCGTTGGGTACCGACGACGAACTTGCCCACTATTATAAGTTTGAAGAATTGTACAAAGGCAGAGAACTCGTTAGAGATCCCAATGCCCCCAATGGCTATTCGTTTACGGGTCCCGTCATCCCGTTTGATCCCTCTAACGTGCTTCCGCTGTACCCCAATACCAAAGCGGAGATGTTGCCCGAAGGCTCCGAAGAACGTCGGTTGTTGGACTCCTTTAATCAGACGTACAGTAACCTACTTTTTGGGCTACACCAAACCTTCAACGGCCATCCTGATAACCTGAACAATACCATCGGGCTGATGTTTGATTTGAGGCTTGCTTGCCAAAAACTCGCCGAAATGCCTTTCCCAGGGCAGGATGGCTACACCATTGGGCCGTCGTATGAATTTGTTCAACCCACTACCCAACTATGA